One segment of Metallosphaera cuprina Ar-4 DNA contains the following:
- the rfbB gene encoding dTDP-glucose 4,6-dehydratase — protein MILVTGGAGFIGSAFVRVVDNPVVYDALTYSGRLENLQGVPHTFIKGDIRDKEKLEKAIKDYSIDVIVNFAAESHVDRSISDPGAFLVNVEGVVNLLNICRKYKIKLVHVSTDEVYGEMEDSNEDSPLNPSSPYAASKASGDLFIKAYVRTYGVDAIIIRPSNNYGPRQHPEKLIPKTIIRTLLGLEIPIYGDGSQVRDWIYVEDTVKIIKDLMKNGKSGEIYNIPGNTHITNLELVKLIGKIMSKEVKVRFVKDRPGHDRLYSMKSKLKYEVTPLEEGLRKTVEWYVKNEWWWKGLINDKYFELDEPW, from the coding sequence ATGATCTTAGTCACGGGAGGAGCTGGCTTCATAGGCTCAGCATTCGTTAGGGTAGTAGACAATCCAGTAGTATATGATGCTTTAACCTACTCAGGAAGGTTAGAGAACCTGCAAGGTGTTCCTCATACCTTCATTAAGGGAGATATTAGGGATAAGGAGAAGTTGGAGAAAGCAATCAAGGATTACAGTATAGACGTGATAGTTAATTTCGCTGCTGAATCTCACGTCGATAGATCAATAAGTGATCCGGGAGCGTTTTTAGTTAACGTTGAGGGAGTTGTTAATTTATTAAATATTTGTAGAAAATACAAGATAAAGCTAGTTCACGTTTCGACTGATGAGGTTTATGGAGAAATGGAAGATTCCAATGAAGACTCCCCATTAAATCCCTCCTCTCCTTACGCTGCATCTAAGGCCTCTGGGGATCTCTTCATTAAAGCTTACGTTAGGACTTATGGCGTTGATGCGATAATCATTAGGCCCTCTAATAATTACGGCCCTAGGCAACACCCTGAGAAGTTGATCCCAAAGACGATCATAAGGACTCTTTTAGGGTTGGAGATTCCAATATATGGTGACGGAAGCCAAGTGAGAGATTGGATATACGTTGAAGATACCGTTAAAATAATAAAGGATTTGATGAAGAATGGGAAGAGTGGAGAGATATATAATATACCAGGCAATACTCATATTACAAATTTAGAATTAGTTAAATTGATTGGTAAAATAATGAGTAAGGAAGTTAAGGTTAGATTCGTTAAGGATAGGCCTGGACACGATAGGTTATATTCAATGAAGTCTAAGCTAAAGTACGAGGTGACGCCTTTGGAGGAGGGATTAAGGAAAACGGTTGAGTGGTATGTTAAGAACGAGTGGTGGTGGAAAGGATTAATAAATGATAAGTACTTCGAGTTGGACGAGCCGTGGTAA
- a CDS encoding glycosyl transferase family 2: protein MISIEIPVVHGKYLNEVFESIRSQTYQDFEVIITSSGGEEISDLIKQYGFKEVKAITRLLNARYLAHLESKGEFSLILDETRTLRRDALSVLSALNHDMVIIGEQEIGNTFWLKLANLDKENILECNSIDTVKGFLIPRFFRREILDKAFNRLKENLKDKFDKVIFREDFLRYYEARKESDDVFLLKDKLIFHYGDATLFQIIKKYHRYGKNTKMLKGTPYHNLVSINRTKRNICLGNKILLYLLYLARGIPFLIGYLLL, encoded by the coding sequence ATGATATCCATTGAAATACCAGTTGTTCATGGAAAATATTTGAATGAAGTGTTCGAGTCGATAAGGAGTCAAACCTATCAAGACTTTGAGGTAATAATAACCAGCTCTGGAGGTGAGGAAATTTCTGACCTAATAAAACAATATGGCTTCAAGGAAGTTAAGGCTATAACTCGGTTACTTAATGCTAGGTATTTGGCGCATTTAGAGTCAAAGGGGGAATTCTCTTTAATATTAGACGAAACTAGGACACTGAGAAGAGATGCATTAAGCGTATTGTCTGCATTAAACCACGACATGGTGATAATAGGAGAGCAGGAGATAGGGAATACGTTTTGGTTAAAATTAGCTAATTTAGATAAAGAAAATATTTTAGAATGTAATAGTATAGATACTGTAAAAGGATTTTTAATTCCTAGGTTTTTCAGAAGAGAAATATTAGATAAGGCTTTCAATAGACTGAAAGAAAATCTAAAAGATAAATTTGATAAAGTAATTTTTCGAGAAGATTTTTTACGATATTATGAGGCAAGAAAAGAGAGCGACGACGTTTTTCTGCTTAAAGATAAATTAATATTTCATTACGGAGACGCTACATTATTTCAAATTATTAAGAAATATCATAGATATGGCAAAAACACAAAAATGTTAAAAGGTACACCCTATCATAATCTCGTTTCGATAAACAGGACTAAAAGGAATATTTGCCTAGGGAACAAGATCCTTCTTTACTTACTATATTTAGCTAGGGGGATTCCATTTTTAATAGGATATTTATTATTATAA